The following are encoded in a window of Rosa chinensis cultivar Old Blush chromosome 4, RchiOBHm-V2, whole genome shotgun sequence genomic DNA:
- the LOC112200725 gene encoding uncharacterized protein LOC112200725 has translation MLKHFQLGNWTMLVSPPATLPCFPKVTSFESENRCSRTCFTFKAALNNVFNPRVYSSIRCAARRRVRYDDDDDGDGDEENEENNKEIALLELYSQSVRGEALIVHAMVDDQPVEVLVFKGFSSCLSYKTSPDPSKSILPARAVIESIDRVRGPFDPSNIEYLQKDLSWKVFKSNLPPNFQMYI, from the exons ATGTTGAAGCACTTCCAATTGGGAAATTGGACTATGCTGGTCTCTCCCCCAGCTACATTACCATGTTTTCCTAAGGTTACCTCCTTTGAATCTGAAAACAGATGTTCCAGAACATGCTTTACCTTCAAAGCAGCTTTGAACAATGTCTTCAACCCACGAGTCTACTCGAGCATTCGTTGTGCTGCAAGACGAAGGGTGAGATatgatgacgatgatgatgGGGATGGAGATGAAGAGAATGAGGAGAATAACAAGGAGATAGCATTGTTGGAGCTGTATAGTCAGAGTGTGAGAGGAGAAGCACTTATTGTTCACGCAATGGTGGATGACCAGCCAGTGGAAGTGCTTGTCTTCAAG GGGTTCTCTTCATGCTTGAGTTACAAGACTTCACCAGACCCATCAAAAAGCATACTTCCAGCAAGAGCAGTGATAGAGAGTATAGACAGGGTGAGAGGACCTTTTGACCCTTCAAACATAGAGTACTTGCAGAAAGACCTAAGCTGGAAAGTGTTCAAGAGCAATCTACCACCCAACTTCCAAATGTATATATAG